A stretch of Paenibacillus peoriae DNA encodes these proteins:
- a CDS encoding protein kinase domain-containing protein has translation MTTSSDPVLAPGTVIKGKWKRSSYVIQRLLGRGANGTVYLVKEAQADRQFALKMGKNTLDLQSEINVLTTLQSQGTQAALQRNGNPSFLFEVDDVVLRSGEIPFYVMRYVKGDPLHRFVAAKGPEWYGVAGTGILNRLADLHQAGWVFGDLKPQNILVNAYGEAELIDYGGVSLAGRSVKQFTEWYDRGFWNAGSRNADSQYDLFAFALLTIHILESESLKAAASRLPQLRNTAELTVIIRRSRVLRPYAEWLLGAVRGEYSDTRAAARSWSRLASAHVRQSSVKRGNPRWLGYAFTVSLLLLAGALWIALR, from the coding sequence GGGCAAGTGGAAGCGGAGCAGCTATGTCATCCAGCGCTTGCTGGGCCGGGGAGCGAACGGAACTGTATATTTGGTAAAAGAAGCACAGGCCGATCGGCAATTTGCTCTGAAAATGGGGAAGAACACGCTTGATCTGCAATCGGAGATTAATGTGCTGACCACATTGCAGTCTCAGGGCACTCAGGCCGCCCTCCAGCGAAATGGAAATCCTTCCTTTTTGTTTGAGGTGGATGATGTAGTGTTACGCAGCGGAGAGATACCCTTTTATGTTATGCGGTACGTTAAGGGTGATCCACTTCATCGCTTTGTGGCAGCCAAAGGGCCGGAATGGTATGGCGTGGCTGGAACCGGTATACTGAATCGTCTGGCGGATCTCCATCAGGCAGGGTGGGTGTTTGGCGACCTGAAGCCGCAGAATATTTTGGTCAATGCCTATGGAGAGGCTGAATTAATTGACTACGGTGGGGTGTCTCTTGCTGGCCGGAGTGTTAAACAATTTACAGAATGGTATGACAGGGGATTTTGGAATGCTGGCAGCCGAAATGCCGATTCCCAGTATGACCTGTTTGCCTTCGCTCTTCTAACGATTCATATATTGGAGAGCGAATCGTTAAAGGCGGCTGCCAGCAGGCTGCCACAGTTGCGTAATACGGCAGAATTGACGGTCATCATTCGCCGCAGCCGTGTATTACGCCCCTATGCCGAATGGCTACTGGGTGCAGTGCGTGGAGAATATTCCGATACTCGTGCAGCGGCCCGATCTTGGTCACGTTTGGCTTCCGCACATGTCAGGCAATCGTCGGTCAAAAGAGGGAATCCACGCTGGCTGGGATATGCTTTCACGGTATCGCTTTTGCTGCTTGCCGGAGCGCTCTGGATTGCGTTAAGGTAG